Proteins encoded by one window of Rutidosis leptorrhynchoides isolate AG116_Rl617_1_P2 chromosome 7, CSIRO_AGI_Rlap_v1, whole genome shotgun sequence:
- the LOC139857656 gene encoding axial regulator YABBY 5-like isoform X2: MSISSSTTSPTLPQLLHHHHPPPPSCSDQLCYVHCTHCDTVLAVSVPCTSLFKTVTVRCGHCTNLLPMNMPAGLMLPPSVNQFHFGQSNFFSPSNPTLLDDQISSGGSNFLINQNFANEYSVTSRGGFRELPKPPVSNRQKRQRVPSAYNRFIKEEIQRIKAGNPDISHREAFSAAAKNWAHFPHIHFGLMPDQRSGVNKSSMRQQDHTTDGGFMKDAAAGFFASATANVGVSPY, encoded by the exons ATGTCCATCTCTTCTTCCACCACCTCTCCCACCCTACCTCAACTCCTTCACCACCACCACCCTCCTCCTCCGTCATGCTCCGATCAACTCTGCTATGTTCACTGCACCCACTGTGATACCGTTCTTGCC GTGAGTGTTCCTTGCACGAGCTTGTTCAAGACTGTGACCGTCCGTTGTGGTCACTGCACAAATCTCCTTCCAATGAACATGCCAGCTGGCTTGATGCTCCCACCGTCAGTCAACCAGTTTCATTTTGGTCAATCAAATTTCTTCTCTCCTTCAAATCCTACTCTTCTG gATGATCAAATTTCAAGTGGGGGTTCAAACTTTCTGATCAATCAGAATTTTGCAAATGAATATTCTGTGACTTCTCGGGGAGGATTTAGAGAGCTTCCTAAACCTCCCGTGTCTAATAGAC AGAAGAGACAAAGAGTCCCCTCCGCTTACAATCGATTTATCAA GGAAGAAATCCAAAGGATCAAAGCTGGGAATCCTGATATTAGTCATAGAGAAGCCTTCAGTGCTGCTGCTAAAAAT TGGGCCCACTTTCCACACATTCACTTTGGACTGATGCCTGATCAGAGGAGTGGCGTAAACAAGAGCAGCATGCGCCAACAG GATCACACTACAGATGGTGGTTTCATGAAAGATGCTGCTGCTGGTTTCTTTGCTTCTGCAACTGCAAATGTGGGCGTCTCGCCTTATTGA
- the LOC139857656 gene encoding axial regulator YABBY 5-like isoform X1 produces the protein MSISSSTTSPTLPQLLHHHHPPPPSCSDQLCYVHCTHCDTVLAVSVPCTSLFKTVTVRCGHCTNLLPMNMPAGLMLPPSVNQFHFGQSNFFSPSNPTLLDDQISSGGSNFLINQNFANEYSVTSRGGFRELPKPPVSNRPPEKRQRVPSAYNRFIKEEIQRIKAGNPDISHREAFSAAAKNWAHFPHIHFGLMPDQRSGVNKSSMRQQDHTTDGGFMKDAAAGFFASATANVGVSPY, from the exons ATGTCCATCTCTTCTTCCACCACCTCTCCCACCCTACCTCAACTCCTTCACCACCACCACCCTCCTCCTCCGTCATGCTCCGATCAACTCTGCTATGTTCACTGCACCCACTGTGATACCGTTCTTGCC GTGAGTGTTCCTTGCACGAGCTTGTTCAAGACTGTGACCGTCCGTTGTGGTCACTGCACAAATCTCCTTCCAATGAACATGCCAGCTGGCTTGATGCTCCCACCGTCAGTCAACCAGTTTCATTTTGGTCAATCAAATTTCTTCTCTCCTTCAAATCCTACTCTTCTG gATGATCAAATTTCAAGTGGGGGTTCAAACTTTCTGATCAATCAGAATTTTGCAAATGAATATTCTGTGACTTCTCGGGGAGGATTTAGAGAGCTTCCTAAACCTCCCGTGTCTAATAGAC CTCCAGAGAAGAGACAAAGAGTCCCCTCCGCTTACAATCGATTTATCAA GGAAGAAATCCAAAGGATCAAAGCTGGGAATCCTGATATTAGTCATAGAGAAGCCTTCAGTGCTGCTGCTAAAAAT TGGGCCCACTTTCCACACATTCACTTTGGACTGATGCCTGATCAGAGGAGTGGCGTAAACAAGAGCAGCATGCGCCAACAG GATCACACTACAGATGGTGGTTTCATGAAAGATGCTGCTGCTGGTTTCTTTGCTTCTGCAACTGCAAATGTGGGCGTCTCGCCTTATTGA